Sequence from the Panicum virgatum strain AP13 chromosome 5N, P.virgatum_v5, whole genome shotgun sequence genome:
TGAGGATGGCTAAGAGGAACTTGGACTGCATAGAAGATAATTTTCAGGGGGCATATTGGACAAGGTGCTGGTTACAGTTGTCTAAAGAGGAAAGGTGTCTCTGAAGAGGAGGAGCTGCATCATGGAGTTTTACAGAAGTGTGGTTGAAACTTCAGGAAGAGAAATTGGTGCCTAAAGTGCTTCAGTTCTTAGATCCCTTTTTAGTTCCTTTTTCCTTATGTTGAACTCGTGTGGGTGTCATTGTTCAGCATGTGCTGGCAGCTTAATGCTGTGTTTGTGGTgtaaggatcgggtgctctagcctaagagggggagggagtgaattagactctaataaaaacttagacctatgactccaactagtttgcacaaaacttaaactaaaacaaactatctagatgtgcaactagattgttctagtgtgaaacccttatcccaaaagagttatgcaccctatagcctttcctaacaagaaactactctatgaaagtaaaggcacaaaggttgcaagtaaaaaatgcggaagcttaaagaacgggataggagatagcaaactcttgacgcgggtgtttatctcgtggttcagttagccacaaaggtacacctacatccacgttgttgtagcactcactaagagtattgctactcggccaccaagtctcttccgtgaatacAATCAccgtcaccttggccccgggttccactaaggagcttctccacaaaggatggggtctccacgtcccccgcacaaagatgtcgtcgccgctccacaccaagtcggaaggtcgatgacgttgcaatcacactcacaaagactcaaggccttgcaatcacactcactaagagctaatcctttacacaacactcccaaagtgtgctaagggctaaggatatgatcttgatgcttttgtatggcttggagatgttctttggtgtgtgtgggatgtccagcaactccagcaatcttcaaatggccggggtgaggcgtatatataggccaccaagtcttgtagccgttgcaccaatggtcagctgaaaatctgcgtatcaccggaagaaccaatgcctctggctgaggtagcgtcggttcttccggtcactcataacccgaagtagccgttgaactcctgacagctgacgtagtgatcaccgattgaaccgatgctttgtaccgatgcatcaccggttcatccggtgcttaagaatcttctcctgggcgctgacgtcattgcaccgacgcaatactccgatgcaccgtcggttgaaccggtgctgaagaatcttctcctgggctcttgacatcgtctctggaacataggacgcccaatgcaccgatgcccctttttgacccgtcggttcaaccggtgcctataggctgacttggtttcgattcccttctgcaccagaattccatagcgtcggttcttccgactaccatcggatgcaccgtaggggaacccccgtaggggcggcccttcgggccttgctacgcctatcttttctttctctttgtcatcacttgaacctaagcGCCTGAGAATGGTTATCTTAACAactatattagtccaagtgttgtgttgtcattcgatcaccaaaatcactcaaaatagcataaaaggtgccatgttccttacatgtGGTCATCATTTGTAAGACTTTGGCTATAGACATTCGTTCGTGGATGTTCAAGGCCAGAACAATTCCTTAATCTTAAAAAAAACTACAACATCCATGGGATCATGGATCTCGTAAATAAATGACAACTAGGCTTTGAACCTCTTTTAATCGGACATAGAAAATTGACAACGATATGCTTAAATCTGCTTCCTTATTGTCTGTTCAGTTTGTCTTTCAAACAAAAAGCAATCAGATGATATACAAGAGGCTGTCTGATGGTCTGAACGTTTCCTCGAAACACATTCGATAGCATACAAGCACACCCCCACAGAAATATGATCTGaacaaaataaaaggaaaatagaaaagaaaaacagagagGTTGCGAAGTGCAGATACAATAAAAACAATTCACAGCTGCTTTCCTTCATCATGGTTGCAGTAGAAAACAACTGCCCCAATGCAAAGCAATCCCCTAGTGCACGAACTTTTTTCTCAAACGCGCAGGAGAACTGCACATCATTATATTACGAGAAGAAACCCTAGTGCATGAACTTGAAATACAGGATCACTAGGATGACCAAGACAAGGACGGCTATGACGAGACCGATGATCCACTTGTTTCTGTCCATTCTCCTCACCATGCCTCCAATGATCCTCCTGCTCTTGCCAACGTTGACATCAACGTCATCCAACTGCAGTGACAAATAAGGAGATTTGAATAACACATAAAACAACCGCATGGTAATGGTGGATACCAGCTATATTTAACTCATGCGTAGCAACATGGACTATGTCATCATCCATCACAGATATTTGTTTCAACTTAAACTATGTACTACAAATTGGTACTGATCAAGCTTATACTGCGTTTGACTAAGATCTTGTTTCCATAAAGCAAGTTGAAGCATTATATGATCCTATAACATTATGTCCTTGGTGATGTTTGGTTCAATTCAtcttgtttatatttttttattttcagccCCTTCAGTTCTATAATTTTACTAACAGCATGTGTCAATCAAAGTTTTCAAGAAGTAGCCCTTTTGCTTATACCACGACTCCTTAATTAGGTAAAATTCGTGACACCAAGTAGCCGGGCGTGACCCCAAGCAATTTGGCATTACCAAGTTGAAGTGTCACGCTAATCTATTTGCCGTGATCAAAAGGGCTAGCTCTTAAAATTATGGTTTTACACAAGTTATTactcaaataaaaaaatcaggCTAGCCATCCcactaaataattaattctTCTAAAGCTCTCTCCAAATTGACAGTGGGTTCAGTATTTTAAGCACGTGCTCTATAGTGGTATGTATGTCTTTAGGCATGCAATAAGAGGTGCACTTAATCAAAATGTGTAATTCTTGTCAATTACATCAGtcaaaaataacaaaaatgGTAAGGGGAAATTCAAGGCATTAAAAAGCAAGTCTACGCATGACAAGAAATGAAATACAATGAAAAGTCAGAAAAACTCAGCTAATGTAGATACTACAAAGAACAAGGAAAAAATGGTGAAGGAAAGTATGTTAGGGTCTACAATTCTTAATGTTTGCAGATACCAAAAGGCATACATGAGACATTTTTTATAATAAACTATGATGGAAAGCTACATTTCATCTAATCTGAAACACATTAAGGTAGGTAGAAACATGTCAATGACTTCCTTTCAACAAGTTGCATAGTACTGGAGCTTTAAAATAACTTCAGACCAAACCAAATGGCAAACAAAAAACAGACAATTAGTTCAGACAGAATTGGGTAAACAGTTACTTACTCCACGATGAGCATGCAAGAGAGATTGGCGCTGTTGACCCAGATCATGCAAGATGGAGACTCCAAGATCTTCCGTCTCCAGCATAGTTCTATGGCTATCTCTGAGCCTATCAGTTGTTTGGTTCTGTCTTTCAGTTGCCCTGAGCAGTCTTGATCTTTGATCAGCAGAAACCTGCATAATTATCCAAAATTCCAAATACATCATTGGACTTTCATGGAGACTGTCAACTTTCGATTGACAAGGTTGAaggtaaaataaaataaactaagACTGATGATAAGTCAGAAATATGCACGTGCGAAAGGACAAGAACCTCATACTTAATCAGAATATGAATGTTGCCAGATGATATGGCAAGGGCCTAGTTATCTGGATTCTGGATGGCGTATGCTACAGCATGTAGCACACGTTAGTAGCACTTTGCAGACATTATTCATAGTTTTCGCTTATCCATACCATACAGGTGTACTCTTTAGAATCTCTGGAATGGTATAGAGCTGCTTCAACAAATATTTGATTCATATCTTCAATGAACAACATGGGAAACCATGTGTTTCGTCACTCAGAGTGTCCATGATGAATTATGGATTCACTATACATCCATGAAACAACCAAAGAGCACAATTCTGACATTATCTCATACAAGGCATTGTTTTTGTCCCAATCAGCACCACATCTCTAATTTGGAGGATTTAATGCTTCATTCACTTTAGTACTGATAGGAGCCTTGGAGACACTTGTATCCGAATCATAGGGATAAAATTCCAGAACTGAAGCCAAATTAACACCAACCAAACACTTAAATTTGTTTGTATCATCCTAACCAATAGAAAATGATGGTTCAAGTATAGACACACAATGCAAAACTTTGTTAACAAAGAAAAATCATGATTCACTACAAAGTAGGAATCATTCATGAGTTCCAAATAATAGCATACCCCCAATGCATCAGCCATTCCTGACTCCAGCAACTCCTCCCTCGCCCCTTGCTGTGGGTTGCCACTGGTAATCCTCTTCAAGGCTCCCTTGAGGTTATTAAGATCTGACTTGTACTCCCTGATCTTTGCTAGTAGCCCAGCTCTAACGCTTGGTTGGAGGTTCCTTGCTTCAAGATCCATCTTTcttatctgaaaaaaaaaaccgaTATTACTGCTACTGCTATTCCAGAACATCGAATTATGCATATATGGCACCAGAAAAGAAAAACCATGTTCACACACTGCCTAGCCTGATCCTAAGAAGAAAATTTACACGATGATTATGGTCGATGCAAATTACGGTTCTAAGAAGGATCTTTCcttaaaacaaaaaacaaaacaaggGAGAAGGGAATACCAGTGCCTCGGCTCCATCGACGCCGGATTTGATCTCCGCCGCCTTCTGCTTCAGCTTCTCTGCAACAGAATCAACCAAACTTCCAATCAAGAAAGAACACTACGATTCAGAGCGAGACCCTGCCAAAGATTTCTTCCAGGAAATGGATAGATTTGGGGgtgggggggacagggttacctccttggagggccgcggcggcggtgcattTGCGGGTGAGGGAGGCGGATGCCTCGCAGTACTGGCGCTCGTAGCCCTCGAAGACCTCGCTCATGGCGTCGCGATCTCGGTCCGGGTCGCCGACCGGGTTAGCCCCCTCGAAATCTTCTCTTGTGCGGCGCGATCGGGCTTGTCTTGTGGCCCGAGTCTGGAGGAGTCGCGGTGAAGGAAGAAGGAATTGGGAACGAAGGACACGGCTAGGACCCGTGAGCAGGGAGAGTTTTCCGCAAACCGCCTTCGAAACTCGAAAGCGCATTTTCGGCTTGTAGGcgcccttttccctttttttcccccCACACGGCTTCACAGCCATTCAGGGATTTGATGGCTTGATCCAGGAGCTGCTGGATAGAAAAGGTATTTGATGATTTGATCCAttcagaaaaaaataattaattagggAAATTGATTTGTACCAGGAACTTTTTAGTTGATGGATCTGCACCAGAAAGTATTGGACGATTGATACACTACCAGAAAAACGAGCATTCGTCTGCACCCCGTTAGTACTGGCCGTCTTTGACTCGGTACTAACTCGGTACTAACAcatgcatttagtaccggttctatAGTACAGTATCCACAagagccatttagtaccagctAGAGTCATTAGTCGGTACTAAAGAGCGTCACTGACGCCGGGATATAACTATTGATAACTATttaccggttggtggttccagcTGGTACTAAATGTCACCCAAAATATTTAGTACCAGATAGAGTCTACACCCGGTAAAAAAATACTCAGTTAGTATCGGGTGGAGCCTCCACCCGGTACTAACACACCTAAAAATATCTATCAACGACGGAAAGAGTGGCCAGCGGACTTTATCTGTTCATCCtccccctttctctcttttcccttatctcttctctctttccttCTCATTTCTCTCCTCACTCGAGCAGCCGGAGCAGGCGAGGGGCCGCTTGGGTGGCGAGCTCCTCCGGCGCGGCGCCCCCTGGCCAGTCGCGGCGACGCACGTGGGTAGTAGTggcccggcgacggcggccgcgggtAGCTCCTCCGGCGCAGTGGAGATGCGCGAGCTCCTCCAGCGCGGCGCCACCAGTCAGTTGCGGCGACGCACGCGGCCAGGCGgggcccggcggtggtggcggacgCGACACGCGCGCAGGCGGCCGTGGAGATGCGCGCCTAGCGGACAtgcgcgccggcggcagcgacggAGATGCGCGCCGGCAGCCATGCGGCTACGGCTGGTGGTGGCTCGGCCCGCGCAGTCCCCCTGTAGGCGGGCGAGTTTTGAAGTGTTGTAGTTTTGGAGAAGCTCCGATATTTGTACAAAGAATAACTTGGGGAGgataggaaaagaagaagacatACCGAAAGGAACAATGATGCAACATACAAAGTGTTGGACTATCCAAAGTCACCATCGGATTATTTGGTGCTCACTACATTTTACTAGGCGTTGGAGCAATGAATTTTTTTACTGAAAAAACCAAGAACCGGTGGCACAGACGATTCGGTTTAGGTAAATGATCGGTCTACtaaaaatccaaatttaaagAGCATATTCTTCACGTTTTGGGCCGAATGGCGACCTCCAGTCCACTGAAGGTCCTAAAAGTGTAAAAGTAGCCAAAAATGGAGGGAGGAGATgcaaggaggaggggggaggggtgtTGTTCAACCCTTATCTAGAGGCTCAGAATTGCCTGCACTAGCCATCTCACCGTGATATCTTAGGCTCTGTTTGGATGTCGATATTGGAGCCATTGGCATTGAATTGGTTTCAATGCCAAATCAGACTAGTATTGGTATTGGGTTACAATACCAAAATCATTGTTTGGATGCAGATGAAATTGCTAGATGGAATCAAGGAGCAAGCGAATACCGATTCGTGTTTGGATGTTCATACCTGTGGCATTTGAGAATTGGccatcttcttctccttgccagaGAAGGCCGCCGTCTTCATCCGGGGCGGAGCTCCCCCGTGCTCGCCCACACCTTGCCggcaaggaaggagaaggcaaGGGAAGACCGGTGCAGCACAGCTCGTCGGGGGAGGGAGGATGGGGGCGGCGCGACCCGTCGGCGGAGGGAGGACGGGGGGCGGCGTGGCTCACCAAGGGAGGGAGGATGGGGGCGGCGGGGCTCACCGGACGGGAGGAAGACGAGAAAGGGCGCCGGTCGTGAGGAAGAGGATGAGGGGCGCCGGTCGCGAGGAAGAGATGAAGGGAGGTCCCAGGGATAGAGATGGAGGAGGGCCGCAGCGGCGGAGATggagggccgccgccaccggccgccggccgcgcacgAGACGCCGCCACCGACCGTCGTGCCGTGGATCTTGGAGGGGTGAaaggcaggggaggggaggggagggggagaggcgCGTCCTGCAGAGCTCGGCCATGGAGATGGTGAGGACCACCACCAGTCGTCCCTCCGCCCAGCCGCGCGcgagcctcgccggcggccggatctTGCGCGcagacctcgccggcggcctgacCTTGAGCTCGATTTTTTTTTGACTAGACGAACGAGGGGAGTCGCTGGGTGAATGCTTCACGATACTGATGGGAGGAGGCGTGCGCAAGCCTGCCGAATGCCGCGCTGTATTTGCTCGTTATTCTGTTTCCTAATTCTTTTGACATCCAAACGCGGGCATTGGTGGGAGCCAATTCCAATTCCGAATTCCACCCTCCAATATCGACATCCAAAGGCAGTGTTATATGAATCGGGAGACTATATAGTACATTTGACCTATTTCACCTGTGGCTGAACCGATTCCACTAGTCCAACTATTGAACCACTAGTCTCACCGATTCCGTAACCAGCTTTTGGTTCAATGGCAACAGCTGGACTGCAGCGACTTGACCTACATATGATAGTGTATGGTTCGGTACAGAGTAACGTCATGGTAGCACCGATGATGACTTCAGCCCAAGGCCCAGAGTGGTTGAACTAGTCTACCGTATAGTCTgtgagggagaggaggaagactaATCAATTTTCTGTTGCAGTAATTACTCCTAATTGTGGAAATAAAAGAGAAGCACAAGCAAACGAAGACGACTGCATGTCTtctgaggaacgagagtactctatcctgcctgtgataagtgaattgtcaaccgtgcggtgtgatcgtgcgcttggtctttggattgcaggtacacgggcgtcgagtgtcgacggagagttgccgtggaggagctcaggccgggcggcagctgtggcgtccactcctggatcgagggcgcaagcggcgacggaaggcgggtttcttggtttgcgccacaaaaccaaggaggcggacggcggttgaagacgccaagtcgtggaggcacgggcgtcggtctcgggactgacggaggcgaccggcgtcgatggcgtctagggcctcgctgcgggcgatgaggtgacgggcgtcgggcggcgtctagggccgtcagaaggccgaggcgggaatggcgtctagggccacggcgtggaggcggaaaacttcccgcgcgtgaggttttggcggttttctcaaaaccggccacctacccgggtttcacggaccctccaaaaccacggaccagatcttcatcaagatggcggcatcatggagaagacttcgtttcgaagaaagaacctcagccgtcagatgggatcgtgtacagggggatactgcagaccaaccggtctgaccggtccctggcaccggtctgaccggtccatggaaccggtctgaccggtctccgcgggtataaatatcccttcacttgtattaggtcGTGTGGCTTTTTAAACTCGTCCGTGAATTGCTCTTTCTCCCAGGCTGCCAcccctgtgtctctctcccccGTTCTTCTCATTAGAGTAGAATTAGtctatggatttgtgagactttgtgttggatttgattgggaaaggaggccctatccttcttgtgccctctgggctttttgaatcaatccaatcccctcatttttgtgcccttgtgtgatggattttgatttcgtttttggtgcacaagATTGCGAGGATTCTACGAgctctttgctgtgattcccgtgttTCTAGTTCTATcacaaaccctctggaatcacgagctctttcgaATTTGGATTTCTTAaggtcttgagaaaaccccaccacttttgatctcatcccgaaattctcttgctatgaagatcttTAGGGTCAGATcccttggggatatgttcacggggtaggtacgaagctttcctccaagtttcatcaGATTTGGAtttcgtttgctcaagatttgtGGTTCAAAGTCTTATTcacggggttttctgggtgccgaccagtcagaccggtaggcaagaccggtcagaccggtctagccgTGTTCAGgcccccgaccggtcagaccggtcagttgcaccggttagaccggtcctggcagatcagttctgcggTTTCTCTCGATTTGTTTTCTATTTGCTTCGTgatttcgctcgctcgttcgaggccttttgtgttggtttagtttctcatagctattccaaactttggtcagaatatTTGAGGGCTTGAGTGATTTTTGGGATATAAGCCGACGGTTTAAgtttcgagagaaattttgatctgCTCCCATTACTTTTGAAAACCGTCTTGAAAAGCGAACCGGGAAAATAATATAATCGCTGGTCGGCCAGTCTTGCTTTCCCATCGCACACATTCTAGTCGTGCGCGTTCCTGGATACTTGCCTTGCTGGGTGGGTCGGGGGTGTTACTGTTACCTGTCGGTGGGATGGGTGTTGTAAAGTGCTGGCCGGCTGGTGGCCAACAACTTCAGCTTCCTTCCACCTCAAAGTCCTGTTGGTAGCAGCGAGCTGATCTGAAAGAGGTGCTTGTCTCGCTCGCTCTCCCCATTAGTAATTTTGTGAAGTTGAGACGCCGGACGTCAGCATGGCGAGCGTCGCGTCGTTGGAAGCTTCAGTACAGGCAACGTTGCGCACTATACGAGcgcaggaggcggaggcgcaggcgcaggcgcagccGTTCACCATCTTTCGCATCCCCGCCTACATCCGTGAGAGAAACCGGACCGCCTACGAGCCGCGCATGGTGTCCATCGGCCCCTACTACCATGGCGCCGCCACCCTCCGCAGCATGGAGGACCACAAGTGGCGCTTCCTCAACCACCTCCTGTCTCGTAACCCCAAGGTCAGCTCGTCCGTCCTGATCCAGGAGATGCGATCCCTGGAGGCCACGGCTCGGGCGTGCTACAGCGAGCGGCCCGCCGCCCTCGACTCCGACGACTTCGTCCGGATGCTCCTCCTCGACGGCTCCTTTATCCTCTAGTTCTTCTTCAAGTTGCACACCAAGGAGCCCGACGCGTTCTCCGACGTCGGCTGGGGCCTCACGCTCATCACGGCCGACTTGTTCTTGCTGGAGAACCAGGTCCTGTTTTTCGTCCTCGAGAAGCTCTACGACGTCGTCGCGGGCCTGCGGCACGGCAGGGAGTTGCTCgtcaacctcttcctccagtacaCCAGCGACAAGCAACCCATCACGCGCCCGTCCAGCGACTCCGAGATCCTACACCTCCTTCACCTGTACTACGCGAGCTTCGTGCCCAAGCTGTCGCCGGAGGTCAGGTTCTCCTGGGCGACGAATG
This genomic interval carries:
- the LOC120676322 gene encoding UPF0481 protein At3g47200-like encodes the protein MASVASLEASVQATLRTIRAQEAEAQAQAQPFTIFRIPAYIRERNRTAYEPRMVSIGPYYHGAATLRSMEDHKWRFLNHLLSRNPKVSSSVLIQEMRSLEATARACYSERPAALDSDDFVRMLLLDGSFIL
- the LOC120674259 gene encoding vesicle transport v-SNARE 13-like, producing MSEVFEGYERQYCEASASLTRKCTAAAALQGEKLKQKAAEIKSGVDGAEALIRKMDLEARNLQPSVRAGLLAKIREYKSDLNNLKGALKRITSGNPQQGAREELLESGMADALGVSADQRSRLLRATERQNQTTDRLRDSHRTMLETEDLGVSILHDLGQQRQSLLHAHRGLDDVDVNVGKSRRIIGGMVRRMDRNKWIIGLVIAVLVLVILVILYFKFMH